A DNA window from Camelina sativa cultivar DH55 chromosome 17, Cs, whole genome shotgun sequence contains the following coding sequences:
- the LOC104756644 gene encoding COP9 signalosome complex subunit 5b, protein MEGTSSAIARKTWELENNILTVEPPDSASDGIFHYDDASQAKIQQEKPWAADPNYFKRVQISALALLKMVVHARSGGTIEIMGLMQGKTDGDTIIVMDAFALPVEGTETRVNAQADAYEYMVEYSQTNKLAGRLENVVGWYHSHPGYGCWLSGIDVSTQMLNQQYQEPFLAVVIDPTRTVSAGKVEIGAFRTYPEGHKISDDHVSEYQTIPLNKIEDFGVHCKQYYSLDITYFKSSLDSHLLDLLWNKYWVNTLSSSPLLGNGDYVAGQISDLAEKLEQAESQLSHSRFGGGIAPAGHQRRKEDESQLAKITRDSAKITVEQVHGLMSQVIKDILFNSARQSNKPPSEASDPEPMITS, encoded by the exons ATGGAAGGTACATCGTCGGCCATCGCGAGGAAGACATGGGAGCTAGAGAACAACATTCTCACCGTCGAACCACCAGATTCAGCCTCCGACGGCATATTCCACTACGACGACGCTTCGCAAGCCAAAATCCAGCAGGAGAAGCCATGGGCTGCCGATCCTAACTACTTCAAGCGAGTCCAAATCTCAGCGCTCGCTCTTCTCAAGATGGTGGTTCACGCCCGCTCTGGTGGCACTATCGAAATCATGGGTCTTATGCAGGGTAAAACCGATGGTGATACCATCATCGTTATGGATGCTTTCGCTTTGCCTGTTGAAGGTACTGAGACTAGGGTTAATGCTCAGGCTGATGCTTACGAGTACATGGTTGAATACTCTCAGACCAATAAGCTG GCTGGGAGGTTGGAGAACGTTGTTGGATGGTATCACTCTCACCCAGGGTATGGATGTTGGCTCTCGGGTATTGATGTTTCGACGCAGATGCTTAACCAACAGTATCAAGAACCTTTCTTAGCTGTTGTGATTGATCCAACAAGGACTGTTTCGGCTGGTAAGGTTGAGATTGGGGCTTTCAGAACATATCCTGAGGGACATAAGATATCGGATGATCATGTTTCTGAGTATCAGACTATCCCTCTTAACAAGATTGAGGACTTTGGTGTGCATTGCAAACAG TACTATTCATTGGACATCACTTATTTCAAGTCTTCTCTTGATAGTCACCTTTTGGATCTCCTTTGGAACAAGTACTGGGTGaacactctttcttcttccccgCTGCTGGGCAATGGAGACTATGTGGCCGGACAGATTTCAGACTTGG CTGAGAAGCTTGAGCAAGCGGAGAGTCAGCTCTCTCACTCCCGGTTTGGAGGAGGAATTGCGCCAGCTGGTCACCAAAGGAGGAAAGAG GATGAGTCTCAGCTCGCTAAGATAACTCGGGATAGCGCAAAGATAACGGTCGAGCAGGTTCACGGGCTAATGTCACAG GTTATTAAAGACATCTTGTTCAATTCCGCACGTCAGTCCAACAAACCTCCCAGTGAAGCATCTGATCCAGAGCCAATGATCACATCGTGA
- the LOC104759365 gene encoding CCR4-NOT transcription complex subunit 10-like, with the protein MVARNQRNCWQSFTLSRYCVALYSLKSVNLQKLSIYFITNLLLHFFFFLSSMTMGDDLKLEFLLSSSLFLFFFFFFCLSSISSTEDQAEAANPGTNVYLSKYHQFDTTVTILNIAVTWFHLHQYTKSLSILESLFQNMEPLDDTIALRICFLLLDIALACRDAVKFLYAFGYIDKVYGFGSQEENGSTVQLSSTQVSSEENLGYDNVIAEIEVERRMKLLAKKILPTLGERSFSTVDPKLELQLYKVRFLLLTRNLRLAKREVEHAMNIAQIRDSSMALLLKSQLEYAHGNHQKVLELLGVSEEADTSGIFKNNLGCIYYQLGKYHASAALFSKALRNCSSLRKVKPFSLSQDKSLLITYNCGLLHLAWGKPLIAAQCFQKASPVFGRQPLLWLRLAECCIMALQKVLLEEGNTSFDRSKIRLHVAGKGKWRHLMMEETGYKELAGSTLWEKLSLPLARVYLSNGIYLLNESLSNDSKSDLESTLFVGMNLESTLFVGMNETHGEANTNSDSLSAFKDICRREKQLIKQALLANMAYVELELENPIKALSAATSLLQLQDCSNINVFLGHVYAAEALCLLNRPTEACTHLSGYLLLEQNDFKLPYAQEDFDLWRMHTSSDCDETLDLSTETALKPEEARGVLFANFAALLATQGDHDQAKLFVTRALNLLPNNVQATVTAVYIDLMLGGRSQDALARLKKCSHVSFVSQTS; encoded by the exons ATGGTGGCTCGGAATCAAAGAAACTGCTGGCAGAGCTTTACCTTGTCAAGGTATTGTGTTGCCCTTTACTCTCTCAAAAGTGTTAACCTGCAAAAGCTATCTATCTATTTCATCACAAATCTtcttctgcatttttttttttttttgtcgtctatgACTATGGGAGATGATCTCAAATTGGAGTTCCTGTTATCctcttccctttttcttttttttttcttttttttttgtctctcttctaTTTCTTCAACGGAAGACCAAGCGGAAGCCGCAAACCCTGGAACTAACGTCTACTTGTCTAAGTATCATCAATTTGATACTACAGTAACGATTCTCAACATT GCAGTTACCTGGTTTCACCTGCATCAGTATACAAAATCTTTATCCATTCTAGaatctttgtttcaaaatatggAGCCACTAGACGAT ACAATCGCACTTCGTATCTGTTTCTTGTTGCTGGATATCGCACTGGCTTGTCGTGATGCTGTAAAATTTTTG TATGCGTTTGGCTATATCGACaaagtttatggttttggaagtcaagaagaaaatggaagcaCAGTGCAACTTTCTTCAACTCAGGTATCAAGCGAGGAAAATCTAGGGTATGACAATGTTATAGCAGAAATTGAGGTGGAGAGACGAATGAAGCTTCTGGCAAAAAAAATTCTCCCGACATTAGGCGAAAGGTCATTCTCGACCGTTGATCCGAAGCTTGAGTTGCAGCTTTACAAGGTCCGGTTTTTGCTTCTTACCAGAAACTTGAGACTGGCGAAGCGTGAAGTTGAACATGCAATGAACATTGCTCAAATAAGGGACTCCTCTATGGCTCTCCTCTTGAAATCCCAGCTTGAGTATGCTCATGGGaatcatcaaaaggttttagaGCTTTTGGGTGTCTCCGAAGAAGCAGATACTTCAGGAATTTTCAAGAACAACCTTGGTTGCATATACTATCAGCTTGGAAAATATCATGCTTCCGCTGCGTTGTTTTCAAAAGCTCTAAGGAACTGTTCATCCCTTAGAAAAGTGAAGCCGTTTTCTCTCTCACAGGATAAGTCTCTGTTGATCACATACAACTGCGGTTTACTTCATTTGGCGTGGGGGAAGCCACTAATTGCTGCTCAATGTTTCCAGAAAGCGAGCCCAGTTTTCGGCAGACAACCCCTCCTTTGGCTCCGTTTAGCTGAATGCTGTATAATGGCTTTACAAAAGGTTCTTTTAGAAGAGGGAAACACTTCTTTCGATAGATCAAAAATCAGACTCCATGTAGCCGGGAAAGGAAAGTGGAGACACCTTATGATGGAAGAAACTGGATATAAGGAACTTGCTGGCAGTACCCTATGGGAAAAGCTTTCATTACCACTAGCACGTGTCTACCTCTCAAATGGTATATATCTGCTCAATGAGTCTCTCTCGAATGATTCTAAATCAGATCTTGAATCGACATTATTCGTGGGGATGAATCTTGAATCGACATTATTCGTGGGGATGAATGAGACTCATGGGGAAGCGAACACGAACTCAGACTCCCTCTCTGCTTTCAAGGATATATGCCGTAGAGAAAAGCAATTGATCAAACAGGCTCTTCTTGCCAATATGGCATACGTAGAATTGGAGTTGGAGAATCCAATCAAAGCTTTGTCAGCTGCTACTTCACTCTTGCAACTTCAAGATTGTTCAAATATTAATGTTTTCCTAGGCCATGTCTATGCAGCGGAGGCCCTCTGCTTGCTCAATCGTCCCACTGAAGCTTGCACACATTTATCTGGCTATCTACTACTTGAACAGAATGATTTTAAACTGCCATATGCACAAGAAGACTTTGACCTGTGGCGGATGCACACTAGCTCTGATTGTGACGAGACATTGGATTTGTCCACGGAAACTGCCCTTAAGCCAGAAGAAGCTCGTGGAGTACTTTTTGCAAACTTTGCCGCGCTGCTTGCCACACAAGGAGATCATGACCAGGCGAAACTTTTTGTAACACGCGCATTAAATCTCTTGCCGAACAATGTACAAGCTACAGTTACAGCGGTCTACATCGATCTAATGTTGGGTGGTAGGTCACAAGATGCCCTTGCTCGTTTAAAAAAGTGTTCCCATGTGAGCTTTGTTTCCCAGACTTCTTAG
- the LOC104756646 gene encoding uncharacterized protein LOC104756646 translates to MRLRSSLVGEMRFAAQVGGENREREEESISEIDVIAPTKILQQILKAPHSKSRVSVAVQRAGHTVVLNPGPDVAESERLIGKRSLGVSFQNYAGLSPVSQQVPTLSWLEAWLDNVMDSVPELAICNHLNGVVQGYELLPDGISGDAPAVDPNVVQQNSLAVLRFLQSNCKKDPGVYWLYKSASEEDLLQLFDLSTIAKNHSSSASSFPLVVRACAHEQFARFILNNEEEFDLTVEANNVRRKVKVADFDRVEESLDRVVNSASGTIGPVCQDRAPLTATSSISSHRAAVQHVILAIKSLTGTRQLMSSDQEVKWLPTSTLDRKLWSLVLLLGESYLSLGEAYKEDGQLLEALNIVELACSIFGSMPHKFGESLFASAMYTSFSRLIQFGKFEELLNHPTPSTTQDYISFREFPSVRIFWAKVWLMVGEIHVKFQISPLPEGYEVTKKEEMPFEILEEVDKLKNKLTAHSRRCQFCLLVNCTCVAQKKNWGKGRGGIFKYLTRSCRKKPVGCIRLFPTNSKIIESKRR, encoded by the exons ATGCGACTGCGATCTAGCTTGGTCGGAGAGATGAGGTTCGCCGCTCAGGTCGGCGGCGAGAACAGGGAGCGAGAAG AGGAATCTATTTCTGAGATTGATGTGATTGCACCTACTAAGATTCTTCAGCAAATCTTGAAGGCACCTCACTCGAAATCTCGTGTCTCAGTAGCAGTTCAGCGAGCTGGACATACTGTCGTCTTAAATCCCGG GCCTGATGTTGCAGAGAGTGAGAGACTCATTGGGAAACGTTCATTGGGCGTTAGCTTTCAGAACTACGCGGGCTTGTCACCTGTTAGCCAACAG GTTCCAACGTTATCCTGGCTTGAAGCTTGGCTTGATAATGTAATGGACAGTGTACCTGAGCTAGCAATTTGCAATCATCTGAACGGTGTTGTCCAAGGGTATGAGCTTCTACCAGATGGAATCTCTGGGGATGCACCTGCCGTTGACCCTAATGTTGTTCAGCAAAACAGCCTTGCTGTTCTAAGGTTTCTTCAATCCAATTGCAAAAAGGATCCTGGTGTTTACTGG CTCTACAAAAGCGCTAGTGAAGAAGATTTGCTTCAACTCTTTGATCTTTCCACTATTGCGAAGAACCATTCCTCAAGCGCAAGCTCATTCCCACTA GTTGTTCGAGCATGTGCACACGAGCAATTTGCAAGGTTCATTTTGAATAATGAAGAGGAGTTTGATTTAACTGTTGAGGCTAATAATGTGCGACGCAAAGTCAAAGTAGCAGACTTTGATCGTGTGGAGGAATCCCTTGATCGTGTTGTGAACTCAGCTTCAGGTACTATTGGTCCTGTATGCCAAGATCGTGCGCCTTTGACTGCAACCAGTTCAATTTCATCGCACCGAGCAGCTGTTCAACATGTTATTCTGGCTATAAAGTCTCTCACGGGGACACGGCAACTAATGTCTTCAGACCAGGAAGTTAAGTGGCTTCCAACATCTACACTGGACAGGAAATTGTGGAGTCTCGTTCTGCTTCTTGGTGAATCATATCTTTCTCTTGGGGAAGCTTACAAAGAGGATGGACAGTTGCTCGAAGCTCTGAATATCGTAGAGCTAGCTTGCTCCATTTTTGGATCAATGCCACACAAGTTTGGGGAGAGTTTGTTTGCATCTGCCATGTACACGTCTTTTTCACGGCTTATACAATTCGGAAAGTTTGAGGAGTTGCTGAACCACCCGACCCCTTCAACAACGCAAGACTATATTAGTTTCAGGGAATTTCCATCAGTACGCATCTTTTGGGCTAAGGTATGGTTAATGGTTGGTGAGATTCATGTGAAGTTTCAAATTTCTCCTTTACCTGAGGGGTATGAagtaacaaagaaagaagaaatgcCGTTTGAGATTTTAGAGGAAGTGGACAAGCTCAAGAACAAGTTAACGGCACACAGTAGAAGATGTCAGTTCTGTTTGCTAGTAAATTGCACTTGTGTGGCTCAGAAGAAGAACTGGGGCAAAGGTAGGGGTGGGATATTTAAATATCTCACCAGGTCTTGCAGAAAGAAACCTGTTGGCTGCATTAGACTGTTTCCAACAAACTCAAAGATCATTGAATCCAAGCGACGGTAA